The following DNA comes from Deinococcus radiopugnans ATCC 19172.
TGGTTTCAAACTTGATGCCGAGTTCATCGGCGAGCTTGGAATAATTGACGCTTTCCATGATGACGCCCAGTGAACCCGTGAGCGTTTCCGGTGAAGCATAGATTTTATCGGCGGCCGTTGAAATATAGTAGCCTCCCGATGCCGCCATGGAGCCCATTGATACATAAATCGGTTTCTTCGTTTCTTTCTTTAGTTCTTCAAGTTTTTTATGTATTTCCGCGCTTTCGTACACGCCTCCGCCTGGGGAATTGATTTTCAGCACAATTCCTTTGACGC
Coding sequences within:
- the sppA gene encoding signal peptide peptidase SppA encodes the protein SVTVGVLKNIGDTGSDFASLTDDTEEVTLDKGSPGSKIAVLEVDGTIEDNGGSAGLLSSGGYDHRSFLKQVERAKEDKSVKGIVLKINSPGGGVYESAEIHKKLEELKKETKKPIYVSMGSMAASGGYYISTAADKIYASPETLTGSLGVIMESVNYSKLADELGIKFET